From Candidatus Eremiobacterota bacterium, one genomic window encodes:
- a CDS encoding isochorismatase family protein, with translation MGKDFLEEIRRYNVRKAKPCKESLALLVIDMQEFFRPIAAPVLENVNALIGACRRASVPVIFTRHGHRDLSRDGGILAEWWGTLAMVGTPEWELLRELTVAEDEKIIDKMRYSAFHGTDLHQHLTSLTRDQLIITGVMTNCCCETTAREAFMNDYRVFFVSDATATADEELHLSSLRNLAYAFAHVESTKGLLEALYQD, from the coding sequence ATGGGAAAAGATTTTCTTGAAGAAATCAGGAGATACAACGTGAGGAAGGCAAAGCCCTGTAAAGAGAGTCTGGCGCTCCTGGTGATCGACATGCAGGAGTTTTTCAGGCCTATCGCGGCCCCGGTACTGGAGAATGTAAATGCGCTGATCGGCGCTTGCCGCCGCGCATCAGTGCCGGTGATATTCACGCGCCACGGGCACAGGGATCTTTCCCGCGACGGGGGGATTCTTGCCGAGTGGTGGGGAACCCTCGCGATGGTCGGCACGCCTGAGTGGGAACTCCTCAGGGAGCTCACCGTTGCTGAGGATGAGAAGATCATAGACAAGATGAGGTACAGCGCCTTTCATGGGACCGACCTCCATCAGCACCTTACCTCACTGACAAGAGACCAGCTCATCATTACGGGCGTGATGACGAACTGCTGCTGCGAGACCACGGCACGCGAGGCTTTCATGAATGACTACCGGGTCTTCTTCGTCTCCGATGCCACTGCTACTGCCGATGAGGAGCTGCACCTGTCATCGCTCAGGAATCTTGCCTATGCCTTTGCCCACGTGGAAAGCACAAAGGGTCTCCTGGAGGCCCTTTATCAAGACTGA
- a CDS encoding protein kinase produces MSSNLPAPRTRYHGRDVFPRLEDFFVKEWLGGGIYSNFYLVEAKRTGKLYSLKLCPATDTNNDPLAREAALLSELSHPGLPTFYTSITLNDRTALVFEAFHSKNLSRHILNSFTNFNAFLRPSMVKEIGLQLIDILAYLHSQGIVHGELRPENIAILQGEKPRVLLLDLGLGNEDRRSVREYSVYSPPEHAERIIVEKNDMWSLGIILYELLFGNTPFDRSLADENAGHHAGSRWPVAFSQEKLLTWLRAAAGTPYIDFSNPGYYIDCSMCSLNEGCEGTVFGAYPFCAVVHREHSRDSAALGALMDFIGDLLLKGPLTRRADDRKAMAFFQNPEREGPPSILIKNFLRPLRWISRGDGFSLLSVEDTKCGSHYALLICDAGISEERIEATENLYRQSDGSFFPRLIDTFHWMRKCFLLEPWEGEPLSRSSRKKEWLPARSIEAIAALAGHAARFDEKIIEEVILTSDSVIVKQDSGGTALRWYGIAGKGPSTALYRPPAERGEGALLWNIASLLYELFTGRTPHGVIMQGHDLSMRDFHRILWQRLTELRRQGYGLPESIFYDERLVSCDRCRDLMDSPSPENGWRGRPCRGELCLEGRSKILSFLLPIPVAMFLKNDLLLFDEHRRLSFPMMREKLEAFRSLDDEKMSAPVWIPHFTSFLLHFRRVVNESPPRKAFSTDPGETGRTFAVNPECEAVPPDFSWLPPPMENLPYILVSGYEALEGITGVRHGEKERLISLYEWKPELRLAPALPPDRDFLKRLLREGHQNMARHLSAAGYLRRALIEYEKALDLDSSDRENLEEAIITSGLLNDLPRARYYLALLRKEGSSPSLAALATYIDGK; encoded by the coding sequence ATGAGCAGCAACCTTCCCGCACCCCGGACCCGCTACCACGGCCGCGATGTCTTCCCGCGGCTGGAAGATTTTTTCGTCAAGGAATGGCTTGGCGGAGGGATCTATTCCAATTTCTACCTCGTTGAAGCGAAGAGAACAGGGAAGCTCTACTCTCTGAAACTCTGCCCGGCCACCGATACAAATAATGACCCCCTCGCGAGAGAGGCGGCTCTCCTCTCGGAGCTCTCCCACCCGGGCCTCCCCACCTTTTATACTTCCATAACCTTAAATGACAGAACCGCTCTTGTCTTTGAAGCGTTTCACTCAAAAAACCTGAGCAGGCATATTTTGAACTCTTTCACCAACTTCAACGCCTTCCTGCGGCCCAGCATGGTGAAGGAAATCGGCCTCCAGCTCATTGACATCCTGGCTTATCTCCACTCGCAGGGCATAGTTCACGGCGAGCTCAGGCCTGAAAATATCGCGATCCTCCAGGGAGAAAAGCCCCGGGTGCTCCTTCTTGACCTTGGCCTTGGGAATGAGGACAGAAGGAGCGTGCGGGAATATTCGGTGTATTCTCCTCCTGAGCATGCTGAAAGGATAATCGTCGAGAAAAATGACATGTGGTCCCTGGGCATCATTCTCTATGAGCTCCTCTTCGGTAATACCCCCTTTGACCGCTCCCTTGCAGACGAAAATGCAGGCCATCACGCTGGCAGCAGATGGCCCGTCGCCTTCTCACAGGAAAAGCTCCTCACCTGGCTCAGAGCCGCCGCCGGCACTCCATACATTGACTTTTCAAATCCGGGATATTATATTGACTGCAGCATGTGCAGCCTCAACGAGGGCTGCGAAGGGACCGTCTTCGGCGCCTATCCTTTCTGCGCCGTAGTCCACAGGGAGCACAGCAGGGACAGCGCGGCGCTTGGCGCCCTCATGGACTTCATAGGTGATCTGCTTCTCAAGGGACCTCTCACCCGACGGGCAGATGACCGCAAGGCAATGGCCTTTTTTCAGAATCCTGAAAGAGAAGGCCCTCCCTCCATTCTTATCAAGAACTTCCTCAGGCCCCTTCGATGGATTTCCCGCGGCGACGGCTTCTCGCTTCTTTCCGTGGAAGACACGAAGTGCGGGAGCCATTATGCCCTCCTCATATGCGATGCCGGCATAAGCGAAGAGCGCATCGAAGCCACTGAAAACCTTTACCGGCAGAGCGACGGGAGCTTTTTCCCAAGGCTCATTGACACCTTTCACTGGATGAGAAAGTGCTTTCTGCTGGAGCCCTGGGAAGGCGAGCCCCTCTCACGGTCATCAAGAAAAAAGGAATGGCTCCCCGCCCGCTCCATCGAGGCAATTGCCGCGCTGGCTGGCCACGCTGCGAGATTTGATGAAAAGATCATTGAAGAGGTGATCCTCACCTCTGACTCAGTGATTGTGAAACAGGACTCCGGCGGCACAGCCCTCAGGTGGTACGGCATCGCAGGCAAGGGGCCCTCGACGGCCCTTTACCGGCCGCCTGCGGAGCGGGGGGAAGGCGCCCTCCTCTGGAACATCGCCTCTCTTCTCTATGAGCTTTTTACCGGGCGAACTCCCCATGGGGTGATCATGCAGGGACATGACCTCTCGATGAGAGACTTTCACAGGATTCTGTGGCAGAGGCTTACCGAGCTGCGCCGCCAGGGCTATGGCCTTCCCGAGAGCATCTTCTATGACGAGAGGCTCGTGAGCTGTGACCGGTGCCGCGACCTCATGGACAGCCCCTCCCCTGAAAACGGGTGGCGCGGCAGGCCATGCAGAGGTGAGCTCTGCCTGGAGGGGAGAAGCAAGATCCTCAGCTTCCTGCTCCCCATCCCTGTGGCCATGTTCCTTAAAAACGACCTGCTGCTCTTTGACGAGCACCGTCGGCTCTCCTTCCCCATGATGAGGGAGAAACTCGAGGCATTCCGCTCCCTGGACGATGAAAAAATGAGCGCCCCCGTATGGATACCCCATTTCACCTCATTCCTTCTCCATTTCAGGAGGGTCGTGAATGAGAGCCCTCCCCGCAAGGCCTTTTCCACCGACCCAGGTGAGACAGGCCGCACATTTGCCGTCAACCCTGAATGCGAGGCCGTCCCGCCGGACTTTTCATGGCTGCCTCCCCCCATGGAGAACCTCCCCTATATCCTGGTCTCGGGATACGAGGCCCTTGAAGGGATCACCGGAGTGCGCCATGGTGAAAAGGAGCGGCTCATCTCCCTCTATGAGTGGAAACCTGAACTACGGCTGGCACCTGCCCTCCCCCCCGACAGGGACTTTCTGAAAAGGCTCCTCAGGGAGGGCCACCAGAACATGGCCCGTCACCTCTCGGCGGCAGGGTACCTGAGGAGGGCCCTCATCGAGTATGAGAAAGCCCTCGACCTGGACTCAAGCGACAGGGAAAACCTTGAAGAGGCCATCATCACAAGCGGCCTGCTGAACGATCTCCCCAGGGCGAGGTATTACCTGGCGCTCCTCAGGAAAGAAGGCTCCTCGCCGTCCCTTGCGGCCCTGGCCACTTATATCGACGGGAAGTAA
- a CDS encoding alpha/beta hydrolase produces the protein MTMPVLFMIHGMWGAGWHWDRYREVFQARGFSCETPTLRYHDRDPHGIPDERLGTTSLLDYAADLEEQIRRLGEAPVIIGHSMGGLLAQILASRGLGRALVLLTPAPPSGILVFSPQVAASFSSIFTKWGFWRKPVRQTFAEAARSIMGRLTPEEQQEGYGRFGYESGRAVFEIGLWYLDRKRASSVDETKVKCPVFIVGCLEDRITPASMVRKIAGKYGELATYREFPHNAHWVLGEPGWEVIAAAVADWIEERCMHSGNDSG, from the coding sequence ATGACGATGCCGGTGCTTTTCATGATCCACGGCATGTGGGGGGCAGGGTGGCACTGGGACCGGTACCGTGAGGTTTTTCAAGCAAGGGGGTTTTCATGCGAGACGCCCACCTTGCGTTACCATGACCGTGATCCCCATGGCATCCCCGATGAGAGGCTTGGAACCACGAGCCTTCTTGATTATGCCGCCGATCTTGAGGAACAGATCAGGAGGCTTGGTGAGGCGCCGGTCATAATAGGCCATTCAATGGGAGGCCTGCTTGCCCAGATCCTGGCGAGCCGCGGTCTCGGGAGGGCGCTCGTGCTTCTCACGCCCGCCCCTCCGTCGGGGATCCTTGTTTTCTCGCCGCAGGTGGCAGCGAGTTTCAGCAGCATCTTTACGAAGTGGGGCTTCTGGAGAAAGCCGGTGCGGCAGACGTTTGCTGAGGCAGCCCGGTCCATCATGGGCCGCCTCACCCCTGAGGAGCAGCAGGAAGGCTACGGCAGGTTCGGTTATGAATCGGGCCGTGCCGTCTTTGAGATAGGACTCTGGTATCTTGACAGGAAGCGGGCGTCATCGGTCGATGAAACGAAGGTGAAGTGCCCGGTATTTATCGTGGGGTGCCTTGAGGACAGGATCACCCCGGCATCGATGGTGAGGAAAATTGCCGGAAAATACGGCGAATTGGCCACGTACCGGGAGTTTCCCCATAATGCCCACTGGGTGCTTGGCGAGCCCGGGTGGGAAGTCATTGCGGCTGCTGTAGCCGACTGGATTGAAGAGCGATGCATGCACAGCGGTAATGACTCCGGCTGA
- a CDS encoding TIM44-like domain-containing protein: MKAGHLGTALVAIIIILSLAVGDGFARGGGGGGGSHSGGGGGSSGSSSTSRSSGGNYNNCNTQGILGMLACTGVLLVICAVVAYTARIFFGIGDYFRKMQLSAALRRLKAKDPLFNEGEFILRAQQVFIDLQLAWSRNDLHPVRNLLSEKEFNRWNDQVLEMKAKGQMNVLEDIQIKGMALHEIILDTAGLDHLKVKIEASMVDKTLDAQGSLVKGSGAATAFSEYWFFARGALARTCPRGSEPPSIACPACAKELKSGTLACPSCGTVVSSLSYGWVLNKILQVSG, from the coding sequence ATGAAAGCAGGACACCTCGGAACAGCGCTTGTGGCGATTATTATCATACTCTCCCTTGCAGTTGGGGACGGATTTGCACGGGGAGGTGGAGGGGGAGGGGGAAGCCATTCAGGGGGAGGCGGCGGAAGCTCCGGCAGCTCCTCCACATCACGCTCAAGCGGCGGAAACTATAACAACTGCAATACCCAGGGCATTCTGGGGATGCTCGCCTGCACAGGGGTGCTACTGGTCATCTGCGCGGTGGTGGCCTACACCGCCAGAATATTTTTCGGCATCGGGGATTACTTCAGGAAGATGCAGCTGTCAGCCGCCCTCAGGAGGCTTAAGGCAAAAGATCCCCTCTTTAATGAAGGTGAATTCATCCTGAGGGCACAGCAGGTCTTCATTGACCTCCAGCTTGCATGGTCCAGGAACGACCTGCACCCTGTGCGCAATCTTCTCTCTGAGAAAGAGTTCAACCGCTGGAATGACCAGGTGCTGGAAATGAAAGCGAAAGGCCAGATGAATGTCCTCGAGGATATACAGATCAAAGGCATGGCGCTCCATGAGATTATTCTCGACACAGCGGGTCTCGATCACCTCAAGGTGAAGATCGAGGCATCGATGGTTGACAAGACCCTTGATGCCCAGGGCTCCCTTGTAAAGGGAAGCGGCGCTGCCACCGCTTTCTCGGAGTACTGGTTTTTTGCGAGAGGAGCTCTTGCAAGGACTTGTCCCAGAGGGAGTGAGCCCCCCTCCATCGCATGCCCCGCCTGTGCAAAGGAGCTGAAGAGCGGCACCCTGGCGTGCCCTTCCTGCGGTACGGTTGTAAGCTCCCTTTCCTATGGCTGGGTGCTCAATAAAATTCTCCAGGTGAGCGGGTAG
- a CDS encoding ankyrin repeat domain-containing protein, with protein sequence MKCARCGGLMERNPKKPYEECHSCGTLTSLIFPVPRPRVISTAEQGGVLSIYVDYRSLPLGLFLILAGAGCYGVPAWFLLHDPHGRIFIRLALDIIREMPPFPLFLNVILAVMPLSFIYLGLNKLFTRSVFQLDGTFLTKYSSPFPSVPLRIPLDKIKDFIIDRQVAGKGRDSTYYGLRCVLENGAKKSLWSPDNDPFVVLFLREAISRAIDSCDEASYSATFTKLLKAVEHGADDEAESLLRAEPALVNRRSHKGQTLLTCAIEHGNRAMARLLIDNGASVDKSEGKKGRTPLHFAVIRGDDEAVGLLLSRGASPNVQDREGATPLRLARGKSGITELLEAGGAMDMVDYTPGKPGFQWTLLIPFLFPLAILIVLGLSSLGDITMAARSGNLAWVKILLHSNPGLLNKKVPEKALQGNTPLHEAAGKGHLEMVKFLVEKGAVADAKNNCGDTPLYEAAKNGHSAVMEYLISRGADVKAKDTLGRTILHGAASGGNIYAMRLLTRSMPDSPPGEAAMAAAAPEKDKALQPLAEVNYRDKWGSTPLHEAIKAWAPDVASLLIGKGADVNAKDSGYQAKGKTPLHYACDDEAVRVLVKGGARVNAQDSSGRTPLHYAASEGHGSAVEALIAFGAWVNARDWHGRTPLSFAHKNSRRYSSEVLRRSGGKE encoded by the coding sequence ATGAAGTGCGCCAGGTGCGGCGGCCTCATGGAAAGGAATCCCAAGAAGCCTTATGAAGAGTGCCATTCCTGCGGCACCCTCACGAGCCTCATCTTCCCGGTCCCGAGGCCCCGGGTGATCAGCACCGCGGAGCAGGGCGGGGTACTCTCAATATATGTGGATTACCGGAGCCTGCCCCTCGGGCTCTTTCTCATTCTCGCCGGGGCGGGCTGCTATGGGGTACCGGCCTGGTTTCTCCTCCACGATCCCCATGGAAGGATTTTTATAAGGCTGGCACTGGATATTATCAGGGAGATGCCTCCCTTCCCTCTCTTCCTCAACGTGATCCTTGCCGTCATGCCCCTCTCGTTCATTTACCTGGGGCTGAACAAGCTCTTTACAAGAAGCGTCTTCCAGCTGGACGGCACATTTCTCACAAAGTACTCATCGCCTTTCCCCTCGGTGCCTCTCAGGATTCCCCTTGATAAAATAAAGGATTTCATCATCGACAGGCAGGTCGCCGGGAAGGGCAGAGACTCAACTTACTACGGCCTGCGCTGCGTGCTGGAAAATGGGGCAAAAAAATCACTGTGGTCCCCTGACAACGATCCCTTCGTGGTCCTCTTCCTCCGGGAAGCAATCTCCAGGGCAATCGATTCCTGCGATGAGGCATCTTACAGCGCCACCTTCACGAAGCTCCTCAAAGCTGTGGAGCACGGGGCCGACGACGAGGCGGAAAGCCTTCTCCGAGCCGAACCGGCCCTTGTGAACAGGAGATCCCACAAGGGCCAGACCCTTCTCACCTGCGCCATAGAGCATGGGAACAGAGCCATGGCAAGGCTTCTCATCGACAACGGAGCATCGGTGGACAAAAGCGAGGGGAAAAAGGGAAGAACACCACTCCACTTTGCAGTTATCAGGGGCGACGATGAAGCGGTGGGGCTCCTTCTCTCCCGCGGCGCATCCCCGAATGTGCAGGACAGGGAAGGCGCTACTCCTCTCCGCCTTGCGCGGGGAAAATCAGGGATAACGGAGCTTCTGGAGGCAGGGGGAGCCATGGACATGGTGGACTATACCCCGGGGAAGCCCGGGTTTCAATGGACCCTGCTGATCCCTTTCCTTTTCCCCCTTGCGATACTGATCGTGCTGGGGCTCTCTTCTCTCGGCGACATCACCATGGCAGCCCGCAGCGGGAACCTTGCCTGGGTGAAAATTCTGTTGCACAGCAACCCTGGCCTCCTCAATAAAAAAGTCCCCGAAAAGGCGTTACAGGGGAATACTCCCCTCCATGAGGCGGCAGGAAAGGGGCACCTGGAGATGGTGAAGTTCCTCGTGGAAAAGGGCGCCGTGGCGGATGCGAAAAACAACTGCGGCGACACGCCTCTCTATGAAGCGGCAAAAAACGGCCACAGCGCGGTGATGGAGTACCTGATCTCCAGAGGTGCCGATGTGAAGGCAAAAGACACTTTAGGTCGAACAATCCTTCACGGGGCGGCATCGGGAGGAAACATCTATGCAATGAGGCTCCTCACACGCTCGATGCCCGACAGTCCTCCCGGGGAGGCTGCCATGGCTGCAGCAGCACCTGAAAAGGACAAAGCCCTGCAGCCCCTGGCTGAGGTGAACTACCGTGACAAGTGGGGAAGCACGCCTCTCCATGAGGCCATAAAGGCCTGGGCCCCCGATGTGGCATCATTGCTGATAGGCAAGGGAGCCGACGTGAATGCGAAAGATTCGGGGTATCAGGCGAAGGGGAAGACTCCCCTTCACTATGCCTGTGACGACGAGGCCGTAAGAGTCCTCGTCAAGGGGGGAGCCAGGGTGAATGCCCAGGACAGCTCCGGTCGCACTCCCCTCCATTACGCGGCATCTGAAGGTCACGGGAGCGCCGTGGAGGCCCTTATCGCCTTCGGTGCCTGGGTCAACGCAAGAGACTGGCATGGCAGAACGCCACTTTCTTTCGCTCATAAAAACTCCCGGCGTTACTCAAGCGAGGTGCTCCGAAGAAGCGGGGGCAAGGAGTGA
- a CDS encoding zinc metallopeptidase — translation MIGIELINPFLKGLRRLIFPLSRYIPGEFHELSGTTALEFLEEIIRSRNIEASICTVESGAIAHPYFDPLKRMFFMSEEFAESTEVLALVETAHVASHIIQYEKEIKPLKLMERLHGTLSKAQAWSDRLFWPVLITMGVFLLEIFFKIVPESLSMIGLLTLIVLLVFAIPFILIFLFQRVLEVLWNTLCFFVEHGANRDALEFLERRGEGNPAFASSLKKAKVFLSHYASHRLDEEPCVRFSRKEDEPALVEAGKVEAGE, via the coding sequence ATGATTGGCATTGAGCTTATAAATCCTTTCCTGAAGGGCCTGAGAAGGCTCATATTCCCCCTCTCCCGCTATATCCCCGGGGAGTTTCACGAGCTCTCGGGGACTACCGCGCTTGAGTTTCTCGAGGAGATCATCAGGAGCCGCAATATCGAGGCGTCGATATGCACCGTTGAAAGCGGCGCAATAGCCCACCCATACTTTGATCCCTTAAAGAGGATGTTCTTCATGTCCGAGGAGTTTGCCGAAAGCACCGAGGTGCTTGCCCTTGTCGAGACAGCCCACGTGGCGAGCCATATCATTCAATATGAGAAAGAGATCAAACCCCTGAAGCTCATGGAGCGGCTCCATGGGACGCTTTCAAAGGCCCAGGCCTGGTCTGACCGGCTTTTCTGGCCTGTTCTCATCACTATGGGGGTCTTCTTGCTGGAGATCTTTTTTAAGATTGTACCTGAAAGCCTTTCGATGATCGGTCTGCTCACCCTCATCGTGCTCCTGGTCTTCGCGATCCCTTTCATTCTGATTTTTCTTTTTCAGAGAGTCCTCGAAGTGCTGTGGAATACTCTCTGTTTTTTCGTGGAGCACGGCGCCAACAGGGATGCCTTGGAATTCCTTGAGAGGAGGGGTGAGGGCAATCCCGCCTTCGCCTCATCGTTAAAGAAGGCAAAGGTCTTTCTCAGTCATTACGCCTCCCACCGCCTTGATGAAGAGCCCTGCGTGCGCTTTTCCAGGAAGGAGGATGAGCCTGCCCTTGTTGAGGCGGGCAAGGTGGAGGCCGGTGAATGA
- a CDS encoding transglutaminase domain-containing protein encodes MVKIFLAIMMLLASNAAYGAGETAYYLSLDGIYLSEAKALKWNGIIYIPLRTVAERKNMTLSFSDDEKTVTLNGITYTGGDWFTLGSELYFSLSSIEGSLPFTASVDEGRRFVRLVTKKDQLRRDERLAGTTRALASAYGTSSASTTSQSSTGGSGSCRIIMRQEKNDVSHAVFLDGAFLPGARTLTRNGLLYIPFSAAAEKKKLFLKYSQSSRSFIIGACEYQHIKELSFVQEGALYLYRDFVNEYFLVTLDEARGAVKLASRNDRLSAVEKAYDMVLDGKAITAAKAISYCDRSFSAYMSLTRTKPSGSMKSGETLMLPIAAVALAARMKFQGSPRSHLYLLDGEEYRTSSIRIADSLYVSHRDLEDECLFRAAIDKVRCSIKLDTVRVVIPRQADIYLDSRYNYGPIDRHAAAAPPGAEKTVQSLAKYLASGAGNEREKARAIFWWIAAHIDYDVAMYRSRKFGDLSAEGVLRRRTAVCEGYAALFRKLAILSGLECAKVTGYAKGAILEKKDESGSDTNHAWNAVKIDGKWRLVDATWGAGHVNAATWTYTRSFDGFWFFTPPDAFVTTHLPEHRRWQLLATAVSKAEFLKLPGKTR; translated from the coding sequence ATGGTGAAAATTTTCCTTGCAATTATGATGCTTCTTGCCTCCAACGCCGCATACGGCGCCGGTGAAACCGCCTATTATCTCTCCCTTGACGGCATCTACCTCTCTGAGGCAAAAGCGTTAAAATGGAACGGCATCATCTATATCCCCCTCAGGACGGTGGCAGAGAGGAAGAATATGACCCTCAGCTTCTCCGACGACGAGAAGACCGTCACCCTCAACGGGATCACTTACACGGGTGGTGACTGGTTTACCTTGGGAAGCGAGCTGTATTTTTCACTGTCAAGCATTGAAGGCTCTCTTCCCTTCACCGCCTCTGTCGATGAGGGAAGGCGCTTCGTGCGGCTGGTGACTAAAAAGGATCAGCTCAGGCGCGATGAGAGGCTTGCCGGCACGACAAGAGCTCTTGCCTCGGCCTATGGGACATCTTCCGCCTCGACGACGTCACAGTCCTCCACAGGCGGAAGCGGATCGTGCCGCATCATCATGAGACAGGAGAAAAACGACGTTTCTCATGCGGTATTTCTCGACGGGGCTTTCCTTCCCGGCGCAAGGACTCTCACCAGGAACGGCCTGCTCTATATCCCTTTCTCTGCCGCCGCTGAGAAAAAAAAGCTCTTCCTCAAGTATTCCCAGAGCTCACGGTCCTTCATCATAGGCGCCTGCGAATACCAGCATATAAAAGAGCTTTCATTTGTCCAGGAGGGAGCGCTCTACCTGTACCGCGATTTTGTCAACGAGTATTTCCTCGTGACCCTTGATGAGGCGCGGGGCGCCGTGAAGCTTGCCTCGAGAAACGACAGGCTTTCTGCCGTGGAAAAGGCTTATGACATGGTGCTTGACGGGAAGGCCATCACCGCGGCGAAAGCAATCAGTTATTGTGACAGGAGCTTCAGCGCCTACATGAGCCTCACGCGCACAAAGCCTTCGGGCTCGATGAAGAGCGGAGAGACGCTGATGCTTCCCATCGCTGCCGTGGCCCTTGCAGCAAGAATGAAATTCCAGGGAAGCCCGCGCTCACATCTCTACCTGCTCGACGGCGAAGAGTACCGGACAAGCAGCATCCGTATAGCCGATTCACTTTATGTATCACACAGGGATCTCGAAGATGAGTGCCTCTTCAGGGCGGCCATCGACAAAGTGAGATGCAGTATAAAGCTTGATACTGTGCGTGTAGTGATTCCCCGGCAAGCGGACATTTATCTTGACAGCCGCTATAACTATGGCCCCATTGACCGCCATGCGGCGGCGGCTCCTCCGGGGGCTGAAAAAACAGTGCAGTCCCTGGCGAAATACCTTGCCTCTGGGGCAGGCAATGAAAGGGAAAAGGCCAGGGCCATTTTCTGGTGGATTGCTGCCCATATAGATTATGACGTGGCGATGTACCGGAGCCGCAAGTTCGGCGATCTCTCGGCGGAGGGCGTGCTGCGCCGGCGGACCGCTGTCTGTGAAGGCTATGCCGCCCTCTTCAGAAAGCTTGCCATCCTCTCCGGGCTTGAGTGTGCAAAAGTGACCGGTTACGCAAAGGGAGCCATCCTGGAGAAGAAGGACGAGTCGGGCAGCGACACCAATCATGCATGGAATGCCGTGAAAATTGACGGGAAGTGGCGCCTGGTCGATGCCACCTGGGGAGCAGGCCATGTCAACGCGGCGACATGGACTTATACAAGGAGCTTTGATGGCTTCTGGTTTTTTACCCCGCCGGATGCCTTTGTGACGACTCATCTCCCGGAGCACAGGCGATGGCAGCTCCTCGCCACGGCTGTCTCGAAGGCCGAATTTCTCAAGCTTCCGGGAAAGACGAGGTGA